A single genomic interval of Nostoc commune NIES-4072 harbors:
- the bcp gene encoding thioredoxin-dependent thiol peroxidase: MSNIPQVGQPAPDFSIPDQNGNAVTLDDLSSQWVVLYFYPKDDTPGCTTEAKDFTELYQDFSALGAKILGVSPDLGKSHCKFISKHNLSITLLSDPEHILTEAYGAWRLKKFMGKEYMGVARSTFLISPDKMIVYAWPNVKTKGHALAVLTKLRELATT, translated from the coding sequence ATGAGCAACATTCCCCAAGTCGGACAACCAGCACCAGATTTCTCCATCCCTGACCAAAATGGCAATGCAGTCACTCTCGACGACCTCAGCAGCCAGTGGGTTGTTCTCTACTTCTACCCCAAAGATGACACACCCGGTTGTACCACCGAAGCCAAAGATTTCACCGAGTTGTATCAAGACTTCAGCGCACTGGGAGCGAAAATCTTAGGCGTGAGTCCCGATTTGGGTAAGTCTCATTGTAAATTTATCAGCAAACATAACTTGTCAATCACCCTCTTGAGTGACCCAGAACATATTTTGACAGAAGCCTACGGTGCTTGGCGCTTAAAAAAATTTATGGGCAAAGAATATATGGGTGTTGCTCGCTCAACTTTTTTAATTTCACCTGATAAAATGATTGTCTATGCTTGGCCGAATGTGAAAACTAAAGGTCATGCTCTGGCAGTTTTAACTAAATTACGGGAATTAGCAACCACATAA
- a CDS encoding FAD-binding domain-containing protein translates to MSKDMQREFTNRDELVAYLREQFPDAAQRDDHISETLGGRKAAEKALQKIDAVSYAQTRNFFAGAVTRLSPYIRYGVLSLREIRDYVLERVQHQNDATKLINELGWRDYWQRLYVKLGDGIWKDQEEYKTGYTAAEYAPELPQDVIQGTTGRVCIDSFSRDLKETGYLHNHARMWLAAYIVHWLRIRWQAGAKWFLEHLLDGDPASNNMSWQWVASTFSQKPYFFNRENLERYTKGIYCQKCPLYGHCDFEGSYEELEQRLFPKGEFSKQANSQSWQRGKKGKGSRGSTGGQGGQGRE, encoded by the coding sequence ATGTCTAAAGATATGCAACGCGAATTTACCAACCGCGATGAGTTGGTAGCCTACCTCCGCGAACAATTCCCTGATGCGGCGCAACGCGATGACCACATCAGCGAAACTCTGGGGGGACGCAAAGCGGCAGAGAAAGCGCTGCAAAAAATCGATGCAGTAAGCTACGCGCAAACACGTAATTTTTTCGCGGGTGCAGTCACGCGACTTTCGCCTTACATTCGTTATGGCGTTTTGAGTTTGCGAGAAATTCGAGATTATGTCCTTGAACGGGTACAGCACCAAAATGATGCTACAAAACTAATTAACGAGTTAGGCTGGCGCGACTATTGGCAACGGTTGTATGTCAAGTTAGGGGATGGAATCTGGAAAGACCAGGAAGAGTACAAAACTGGTTACACTGCGGCTGAATATGCACCCGAATTGCCGCAAGATGTTATACAAGGAACCACAGGTAGGGTTTGCATCGACAGTTTTAGCCGTGATTTGAAAGAAACTGGCTATCTACATAACCACGCCCGAATGTGGCTAGCAGCTTACATTGTCCATTGGCTGCGTATTCGTTGGCAAGCAGGAGCTAAATGGTTTCTCGAACACCTATTAGATGGAGATCCTGCTAGTAATAATATGTCATGGCAGTGGGTTGCCAGCACCTTTAGTCAGAAACCGTATTTTTTTAATCGTGAGAACTTAGAACGCTACACCAAAGGCATTTATTGCCAGAAATGTCCCCTTTACGGTCATTGTGATTTTGAAGGCAGCTATGAAGAATTAGAACAGCGACTTTTTCCTAAAGGGGAATTTAGCAAACAAGCCAATAGCCAAAGTTGGCAGCGTGGAAAGAAAGGGAAAGGGAGCAGGGGGAGTACGGGAGGACAAGGGGGACAAGGAAGAGAATAA